AGGTGAAAAAGACAGGAAAGGGCGGGTTCAGTAAACGGAAGTTGGGGACACGACAATCTGAGTGACAGGCTAGGTTCCAATAGTCAAACGGAGTGAGAAAAAGTAGAGGGCAAACAGCCAATAGGGCAGCGTGATGACTGGGGACTGGCACAGATGAGTGACAGCCGGGGATCCGGCTGGCGGAAGGCGATGGGCTCCGGTGCTCTGTCCGCCGGTCCCCCGGCTCCTTCAACTCCTCACAAGAAAATGAAGAAGAGGAAGGAGCTTAACGCTCTAATTGGTCTGGCCGGAGACGGGAAgaagaaggggggagggggacacCACCCTCTGCTGCGCGACAccgatacagacactgacaccgAGGACTATGGCACTGTCACTGACAGACATGGCCGCTGCGGGAGGTGAGTCACCTGCCCCTCCCCCATAGCTTCCTGTTTACTAATGGCTGACCATCAACCTATTGCCCCTAACCCATGATTGCCCCAATACACCACCAATAACAGAATGTCTCCTACCATGCCCGAAAAAATTGGATGCTGTGATTAATTGCCCCATCAATCCATCCCCCACAATACAGAGATGATGCTGTGAATAATTGCCCCATCAATCCATCCCTCACAATACAGGGATGATGCTGTGAATAATTGCCCCATCAATCAATCCCCCACAAAACAGAGATGATGCTGTGATTATTGCCCCATCAATCCATCCCCCACAATACAGAGATGATGCTGTGATTGCCCCATCAATCCATCCCCCACAATAGAGATGATGTCCATCCAACCTGTGATTGGTTTATTTCTCTTACAGAGTTGGAATAACGCAGTGCTGCAAGGTCTGCTCACCGGTGTGCGCTTTCATCATTCTGGCGGCCTGTGTCATGGCGAGTATTGGTCTTGTGTGGATGCAGATTGCTCTAAAAGAAAACCTGGACCTCCTCAGAGAGCAAATGAGAGCCAGTGAGtcatatatagtatttatatagggccatcatattacgccgcgctgtacaaagtccatagtcatgtgactagctgtccctccgcagagctcacaatctaatatcccccccataatcatatgtcttcaatacagatTGCGTTATGGTGCTGGCACCGTTACCTGGAAGTGCCGCCTGGAGGTTGTGCCTTCCACTGCTGCctaacactgattttttttgtgctgtttaaatgGATGGATTGAGGTACAATCAGACCTGTACTGTGATGCAGTGCAAGAAAAGACATTGCAATATAATAGCCTCCGTTCATGGAATAATGACACGCAGTCCCAGACAAAGGCTTGGAGCTTTGTTTTCTTGGCTGAGGCACCAGAATTGTGGAGTCCTGCAAAGTCTGCCAAGTAGTCCGTGCTTTCATCCTGGCCACCTATGTCATGGTATCATCTGGAAACAAATTGCCTTGGACGAGGACCTGGACTTCCTTAGCCAGTGAGTGTTTCAGGGCCCTGGGCATAGCACTGTATCCGGGCCCTGGGTCCAGGTCCCCCTGCATGTGCCAGGGTTCTGATCAAGTGCCAGCTGCATGTTCTTGGGTCTAGTGCCTAATTCCTAGGTGGTGCCTGGGGAATGCATTCGTTAGTATCCTTAGTCTAGCAATTGGCAAGTGTGCAGGGTCCTGGCACTATAGTTGCTGAATGTGCTTCTATGTCGATGTCCCGGGTCTATTGGGTGGGTGTGCCTGCTTTCTGAATCTATGGGTTTAGGTTTTGGGAAGCATGGCACATACATACTGTTCCTTAGAATGTCTCTGCTATTGGAGGTAGAATTGTGACCTTTGCTCAGTCTAATCTCTGCCGCTGTGATGAAGATTTCTGGTGTACAGATGATTTCATACAGTTTGACCTCTGCTGTTGTTTGTCATTTTATTGCTGACAGGTGTGTGATGCCAGGAAATAATGTGAGAGgcagtaaaacacttttttggcttgcaagctacttttaaaatgacaaaatgatccaccatcaataaaaatgctaaacataaatgtatttatataaatatatatatatatacctagtacactttatatttaccatatatattgtttaccttgcataaaagcaTGAACAGGtctggcacaatacaattctgtacatttttggccattatgTTACTCTGATGActtcttaaactgaatggaatcagccaaagtccgggcagtagttgctggtagccagccttaaacagacttccaaataaccatcagtcatggtggaagtttattttgaaagcagAGCTCTGCGATCTAcccacgttgcctttgcgatctactggtagctTGCTATCCACGTATTGGGCACCCCTGCAGTAAAGTTATTATTTCAGGCACACAGGCTTTAAACCCTAGATGTGGGAAGTGAATGTACATTAGTGACTCACATTGAGATCAGACAGTCCTTCATAGCAATGGTTGAGTTGTGAATGTAGAAGATGGATCATTCACCATTTTATGGGTATTCTACAGAGTAGATGTGCAGTGATGCAGGTCcacctttaatatatttttctataaagtttactttttgtttaatttgctgTCTCACCCACCTAGTGTTCCTAAAACTTCCAGCCGAGGAGCGTGGCATGCAATCGGAGACCTAAGAATAGGGATGGCAGCAGTCAGTCCAAAAGCTTTTTGGTAAAGCAGCCGTACATTACTAATGAGGCTGATTGTGTGTCTGCAGTTCTGTAAGGGAATTATGCTGGGGCGCAGGAGAACTCTGCAGGGTTGGAGTAGTTAGGCTAAACTAAAATGTAGTCATTCTATAGATGGGTGTGTAGGATGCTAAATATGTTCTGCTTCTAATACCTGCAGTGCCAGAGAAAAAAGACGCACTTGTTAGTGATGCTACCCTATTCTTGTATTTTTTAAGATAATCTGTGCCATGGCAAATCCTACTCACATACCTCCCCTAACCTTCTCTTTTAGTGGAGTCCAGTCAGCGGAATTCAGTCTTGGAGATCCCAAAAATAAAAGAGGATCTTATGGGGAAGCAGAAACGGCTGGATGATGTTGTGAGTGGCGAGATGGGCCTCCATAAACTCTGGGCCAACATCACTGATATGAACAAGCAGGTGAGATTCATCCATCTGGGTGAGCAATCATAGTCCGTTCCTAAATACGTACCAGTGTCTCCTGCTTGTAGGCGCTCCAAATTAGAGTCTGACCCAGAGGGATCAAAATTTTCCAGATCCCCTCTGAGCAatcattatatacagtatttcccTTGTGCTATTGAGGAGGAGGAGCAGAGAGCCTAAATCTCAAGGAAAAGAGCAGTGATTGGTCACTCCAACCATCATCAACCTGGCATATGCTTACAGAAACTATGATTGATGTTGTGGCGATTATTTCACGTTTCTGTTTCTCTCTCAGATCTCCCAGCTCAGCAATGCAGTCAGCCAGCTTAAAGCCAATCTCAAGTCTGCCTCTGATTTAATTAATTTGCCGAAGAAGATGGAGGATCTTCAGAAGGTAAACAAGTGACCTGTCAAATCTACATATTCTCTGATCACCCGCTCTCATATTTTTCCTAGCCTCTTCTTTTAACTGTCCCAAATTTACACACTTCAGTCTATTATGAATTTCCTCCCCCATGTCTGTCAGTCTAATTCCACCTACATCCTAATCTCTGTCTGTTATGCATCAACTTCACCCCAGTCTGTTCATCTACTTCCATCTACACATGTCCATTTTCTTTCAATTCTTAGGTTTTGTGTATCTGGTCTTAATAGATAATCCTATGTTAGTGAAGAACAACACATGGCATATTACACTGtcattatatatttaacaaagaCGAAGTCAAAATATAGATGCAGtgtaatgtaaaattatgtaaacCTAGGGGTAGTGCCACTTTCATAGGACTTAAAGGGTATCTAGCAACCAGGTGCAGCTCATCAGCATGTGTGACCAGCTCTATAAAAGTAGAAGTTTTGACAGTTTGCTGacctggagcattcaggtgtgtgttaacacaatgccaagaaggAATGTAATGGTCAGCAATGATCCTACTGAAGTAATTGTAGCTTCTTATCAATCTGAGAATGGTTATAAGACCATTCAAGATGTTTTGgggaaaaccaaacacagcatatcaacacaaacacctcataccaactgtcaagcaatTTGTGTGTTTTACATCTAAAGTTAGATTTAAATAACTTTAGAATTTTTAGATGACTTCTTGTCACTCTGCTTACCAAAACTCCATCTTTTATATAGCTCCAACCTTTCACCTTACTTCCCAGTACATCCTACTCTGCATCTAATATACATTCTCCTCTACCCCCACTAATTTGTCCTAATGCTTCCCCCTAAATTCTACTCTCTGTTATGCATCCCTTGGACCCCAATATGTCACTCTGCTTCAGCCTTCTCTTTGTCTGTTGTGCATACCATTCCACTCCAATCTACTGTGTAATTTTTTACCACAGTCTGTAATACGTCATTCTGATCTTGCAGAGTGTAGCCACACTAGGGAGTACTCTGACCAGCGTACACCATGATGTGGAGGCTCTGCAAAATGCATCTGAGGAGCAGAAAAAGCTGGTGGAGATGTTACAGAAAGATGTAGTAAGTTCATgtttataataaagcaataaattaaataaaccctACAATATGCACCGAGCTTCCCACATCTGGTGCACAAGTGTTTTCCatggtttattataaatatttgtgcatacatattgTACTCCCTTATGGGATAAAGGGTGCCTATTGTTCCCTACACatcaaactgaagaaaaaaatgtttgtccagGGTTTCTGGAAAGGCCCTCAATTTGCTGGAATATTTTGGTTGCAAATGTACATAATCAGATTTTTGGAGGGTATGTAACCCCTGACAGATGGTACATTAGGAACAGCTTTGCAAATTACAGAATACACAGTATAGCTGTACTCAAATCCCCGAAATTATGCAACCTGGAAAAGAACTGACTGCAGTTTTAGTGTAGCCTTACCAATGAATAGCATTGCTACTTCTGTCTGTTCTTGGTAGAGAGCTTCATTCACTTCTGTTCCTGTGAGAAAACTAGTTTTTGTctgacagaaagtgaaagaatcTTTCTAAGGGAACTTCTGATGGCATTAAAACCTAATGGGTTTTCACCTTTCCACTGTATCCATCATTTTTTCAATAGATTTAgctgtatataaatacttttaaatattattatataaatttagtttattaCTTATACCTTAAGGTTAAAATATGCAGATCACGGGCCTGTGATCCTATAATCCCTGCCAGTTATACATTTCTTTAGGGAATTTTTGTAGCTAATATGGGACAGCACAGAAGCGAGGACAGATATTCCTACCAATTTAGATCCTAGCTAATGGATCCAAACATCAAGTAGCAAGGATGATTCCTCTTTATTGTAAATCATGACACAAGTACTTCAATATTGGGCAGTTACTGAGGTCCAGAGTAAGGGTTAAATATTATtcacctagagcaggggtgtcaaactatggcctgggccttttttttggcccccccaagGAATTTCGaaggtgaattgcatctggcccgcctgctacTACCTATTGCATCAAGTGAtaccgctactataattcccggcATGACTGCATGGCCCCGTtgttctgttccatagacgcTAGTAATGCTGGgaagtctcggcatcactcgtgtctatgtgACAAGTGAGAAATCTCTGCCCCTGCCCgccccctctcacacatcacaggcgatACAGTCTCTTCTGTGTCATTctcagtgtgtgtatatatatattgtttagcatttttattattagtaggtcattttgatttgaaacaaattttttgagtttaaaattaaaaaaaaaaatttgtaggcCTCTTATTCTGTTCTGTTCCGGATTGAGTGTTGAGTGGGACCTCATTGTTTCCGTGTGggaaggttttatatctggtgaGAACaagaaacttcaattttttcagtggatttcaggtttggcccctgacttggtctaagtttttgattTCGGCCCtttgtgtgtttgagtttgacaccccttacCTAGAGCAtatattttatagacacaaatgaAAAGTGTTGGCACTAAATAGACGATTAAAGCAACTGTTCTGTCTTGCAGGCTGGAGTCACTTCAGTGCTGTCCCCATCACAATCTCCTGGAACACACAGCGTTGTACAGGTATGATTTCCTGCTGAGAAGTTATGGATGGATGATGTGCACACAAAGGTCTTATGATGGAAGGTGTGGGATTATTCAAAGAGGATCATGGCTCTCTGTAggcttttataggtgtttttatttatagCTAACAGAAGGAATTTTTGGTGCTTTAGTCTGTCATTGATGAACAGTTAGTTATTactcacagcaaccaatcagtttTAGCCTTTGGTGCAGGTTTGATTATGGTAGCTGTATGTTATAAATAGCATATATTTTGCTCAAACTCGTATTATATTGATTCCACATATTGTTGCGTCAGACTTGAGTTGAATGTGTTAACAATTGTCTATTATGCAGGTTGAGAGCTTCCTGGAAGAATTGAATTCCACCATTGTATATCATCAGCAAATGAATGACCTGCGCTTTCATAACATTGATGTCACAGTCTCCAACATAAGCCAAAGAGTCTCCATTCTAGAGTCTAACCTATTATTTCTGAATCAGAATGAGAAGAAAGGAATTGTCTCCGGATCAGTACGTAAtctctgtgtgtgtatatgtgtaccATCATATATATGATTTTACTTATCATATAGACCACCTCTTGGCTGTCTCTTGAGGAGGGTCTATAGGTGAATTTATGGGTATTTGTGTTTACAGATGAAATTTCAGCAGATGTGTGTGGTAACCAGCTAATTAATTCAATAAGGTCATTACTGGCCTTCTCTTGAGTTCTATGTATGTGTGGTtaacccctccccccacccctggcgttctaattccatattttcatgcaaaaagcgttaactttttttacatggaaatttatttaacattgtaggcctataattcttaggcataactcacctaaatatttccaatatttaataaatttaatattaaactttaaaaaaaggtctgttaaaacaagggtgcataaaaatactaaaacctgtaatataactgtactgtagcatgtatattataattatttatatattataatatatattatattatataaaaatttatttgaattggattcaatacagttgttttgtattgaatccaatacaaaataatttgaatttcccgccgcgcctcctgtccgcaccaacgtcaccgggaaaccccagtgaACGTCTCTGAGGTtgatggctgaagatcgaaggaagaagacgtgtcccgaggacctgcagggtccagcaggacgccaggggatgccaaaggaacaaggtaagtgggttttttttgtttttggcgaCCCTGAGGGGGGTTAATGGGATTTGGTGTCTCAGAGGTGTATCCTCATGGTTTCTGTAGTTGATACAGTCCTAATAGTGTAACTCCGTAGCAGTATATTGGCAGAAAgctgaacaatattttttttttgttagttataaAGCTATGTTGGATTACCTCACTATTTGggttcagcacttttttttccttgaatcTAGCCTAAACAGAGATAGACTAATTAATCGAATTTCAAATGTGATTTCCATACTTTTAGACTggctgcttttaataaaaattatccCTGATGATCCAGCATTAAACTGTTATAGGGGGAAAAAATTCTGCCCCTGTTTCTAATTGGTGAACACCAGTCACTGTTGAACAGGTACAAATTACTGTACAGAGAAACAATACAACTTTATGTTTACATGTAGTTTAATAGAACAACAGTTTGCCACAGTATTAGTGGCTGAATCTGTTGGCATGAAGTGGGTCGCTTAAAGTGGGTAAAGTGGAAGAAGAGGTGATATAGGGAGGAGTGAAGAAAGTAGGAGGAAATGAGAATCAAAGAGGCAGTAAATTTTGGAGGGGTGAAGAAGAGGCCAGCCGGGAAGATTGAAGGAGGCGAAACAAGTGCTGAAGCCTGGGGGGAATGGATACAATTGGGGAGATGGGAGTGAGGGTCAAGGAGATCAGCAGCATAATTTAATTCACCAAGGTTATCGGAAGATGATATTTTCTTTCCTAGAACATGCATTGTGTTGGAGCACTGTACCTCCTGAATAGCAGCAATTGTAGGATAATATTCAGTTCAGTATCCAGGTACCTGCATTAGGTTTTGCTAGAgtgcaaaagatttattttttaggttatgttttaGGTTTGAGGTGCCATCTTTTCCATACAATACCAGCAACAGTGAATGTCCACCTCAAAACTGTGGTGGTACATAGGAGTTATGTATCAGGTCTATGACTGCTAATTAGCAGGATATAATAATGAACCAAGCTCAGCTGTatgagaatatatattatatacctattGATATGTGACATTATCCAGTGGTGTCCCTGGACAGAGCTCACCGTGTACACTGATGTACAGCTTGGCTGGttattacttttgagctccttgTCTTTTATGTGATGACCCCAAATCAAGAGCATCCAGACCAACCCATTGATTTTATTACTAAATAGACTTATCTGATTTTGATGTGGGACATGAATGTGAGCTATACAGTACTAGCATTTACCACAGCAATATTATTTTCTCTAATTATGTAGAATCCTAAAAAGGAAGATATGCCTGTTTCTGAGATTCGTGAGCAGCTGCAGCTCATTCACGCATTGACAAAGACACCAGATGACGATAAAATAACCAGCACTACAAAAACTGGTAATTATTGGAGTAAGAGCTGTGTCCTATAGCAGATCCAACCCCTAGTGTCTTATCAGTGTAGGCATTCTGTCATGTCTAGTGGCAGAAATTGTCGTTGGCATTTAATCATGTCCAATAGCAGGACAATCCTGTAGTGGCCAGTGGAAAAGTCCTTCCGTTTTGTCCATCATGGAATTTATCCCTAGTGTCCAATCCTGGAGCTGTTCTGTTGTGCCCAGTGGTGGCCCTAACGTTTTGTAGTGTCCAGTGACATAATCCTTTTTTTAGTGTCCAATTCCAGAGCTGTTCAGGTTTTTTTATTAGCCCTAACATTTTCTAAATCTGAGATGGCTGTTCATATTAAAATTAACTAACCATTTGATTCAGTTACCCAGAATACCCAGAAAGTCAGGAGTAGCCACATCtaggtatttttttacatttgtaaaacattaagTAATATTTGAAACCTTTACAACGTCTCAGGCTTGGCTAATACAATCGCTTTACCATtgaaatggttttaaaaacgttttttttttttaacatggtagaCAGCGAAGCTACAGTAATAGCACAAGGCTCTCTTCCAAAAAAGTATCCAAGGTCCCTAAAGAGGCAAAGACAGCAGACATCATTACCGCCAAATGGAACAATTAGGATGAATGGTAAGCAAAAAGACCTAAAGCCTCTCTGTAGTAGTTTTGGTTACTTCTTCCacatcagtatatatattttactgctttGTTCTTTCAGAGCTAGAGGAAGTGTTCAGGAAGTCTTCTCAGGGCATTGGCGGAAAACTGACATTTCAGGAATTAAAGAATGAATTTGGTGTTCGTCTGCCAGAGCTCCATCTGCTAAAGGAATATGATGTAAATGAAGATGGTCTTTTCTCCTTTACAGAACTCGGTGCAATGGTTATATTGTAGCATATTTAATTCCCACTGATGGCAGAATTATCCACACTCTCCAATTGCTTCCCTGGGGATCAATAATTAGATAACCAACTGCAGTAACACAGCAGCCTCTGGAGCCATAGCCTGATTCTCATCCTTTTTGTCAGAGActaaagtttattgttttgtaGTTTACATGAGCTTGCCTTAAGTTTGAGGATTGCACTTTATGTTGTGTGTTGCTCCCACCTTCACAGGCACCATGACCTTCTAGGAAACCAAGGCTCTTGGAACTAGCACCACCAAACAAGAGAATTTGTGCAGTTACTACCTTTTTTGTAAAGAGAACTTTTTGGTCTGTCATAATGTATTAGAGTACAGGACCAACATGTCATGTCTGGTGGTAAAAATGGAGATTGGTATGTGTGTTTAAtattgcagcagcagggaagcgTGATCAGactttaaagagcacctgtcatacTAGAATGTAGCATCCCTCGTGGCGGGGCATGACAATACTCAAATgagtttttatgtttctttaatcTAGCTGCCACTGACTttgtggtggtaaaaaaaaactttatttaagtaaaatatttttaaattagtaaCATTCTAACCCAACAGAACTGATGATCTTTAATATCTGCTCTTAGTTTGGGCAGTTTGTAGATGAGCATGAAAAGTCAGAAGTGATATTTACAGaaagtgaacataaaaaaatagaacccTCACACCCTAGTGGAACACTGATTGTGGTCTTCCAAATATCCTCAGAAATCTTAAAATGTGAATTCATTTCTCcaataaagtaatttgtttaaGATGTGTGTTTTGTCAGTGTATAATTTcctgattgtgattttttttccattagctTTAACTCATAATAAATGGGCAATGATGAGATATCATAGTGCAAAGTAAGATGAGGGCTTTAAATTACAGCTGGTTTATCAGTTAAGGCTCTGTCTGCagaatatgttaaaaagtttttgtaactACCAGTAACCTTTAAATTGAGCTAATCAAGTTATACactaattacacagctcaacaatttttttttttcacttgcaaaatatttttgaatatacttagtgtatttcaggtctgctgaatccagaaatgacatcagttttattgcatttgctctagttcttgtgatacaggaaatGGGAaaagacgattttaccaacaacaaatgttaacacagcataatattatcaatctttatttataccgatgttttgcattttatatattaaatgtaggaatattttcatgaaactttaatttgccttcttttatttatacatattcttttttttacagaaatatgagttcttcaagaagaagttgtttaaatgaccctaatgtatttttctacatttgtggtgaatattttcagcaaaaacaagaaaaattacagaattagtgaaacaagcatatcttgcatattttggtattaaactggggccccaagataagtattgggctccccatatggtatgcaacttgtgtagagtgtctaggtcactagaaaaatagaaaactgaaaagtgtgaaatttgttgtacctatggtatggggagagcgtagaaatcatcataatgattgttatttgtgttctgtgaatgtaaaaggtttcaatcgttacaagaaacacaagtgggagtacggtgatatggaatcagcaagacgacctgtgccgcatggtgctgatgttcccatagcagtgttcagtccctgatattcttgtatccgacatggaggatatacagggagtgtaatccaggagctagcagtgaatatgaagtgaatatgtttcatcaaaccagcagttcccccaagaagagctcaatgatttaatacgtgacctaagtctgtcacaacaatcatctgaacttttattacaatgttaaaaatgtggagaacaTACATGCATTGTCCAGTGACATAGTAACTACAACTTTTCTCCTCTCTCTTATACACCTCCCCCTTTATTCACTTTCTCTCTCCCCCCAGCCCACCTGATCAGCATCGTGGGACACAGTGCTGACCAGGTTTCCCCTGGAAGGTGATTTATGGCAAAATATGGCAAATTATTTACACATATGTGAATATAACCAATATGTCATACTATAGTTTTATTAAATGGGTGAATCTGAATGTATATCCTCCACCTTTTTTAAAAGAACTATGTTTGGACTCATTTTGACCTTTGCCTAGGACTGTGATACAAAACTTTTGGGAACCATACCGGGGTATATTCTTCCATCCAACCTTAGACTGTCACAACTGATACTTGATAATATACTCAACTGCAATTTGAGATATACTTACATCCATGATATTTGACCactattttgttttacctttatgtTCCTACAATATTTAATGTTTGGGTTATATATAGCTTCATGAAGTCTTACCCACCCATGATGAAGCACTATttgcgaaacacgttgggtaaaAACCACTAGTAAAAGGGGACCATATGATAAAGCATCATTCTTCAGTTGTATTTTTGTGGCTTCCCATTTACCAATGTAcatatgttattgttatttttattttgttacacagTGCAATGTTACAAATGTATGACATTCACTATATCTACATGTCATATCAATCAATTTGACTCTGCTCATTATCAAGATCCCCATCTCATCTCCAAACCCACAGATGAGTTTCTTCCCTGTTTGGTCTTGGGTCTTTCCAAAGGTTATCAGATTGAGTTTGTGTCCAACCCTGCAAATTCATGGTTTTTTCAGACCTTTTTGCTGTTGGATGTAGAGAAACAACAGTTTCTTCGatcttaaagtatttttttatttgtagccagtatttatatagatccaacatattatgcaatgctttaTAAATTCCTTTGTCATATcatcatatcactagctgtccctcaaaggggctcacaatctgtgCCTACCAAGGTCATATGACAATAATGTaatctaaggacattttttgagggaaagcctattaacctaactgtatg
This portion of the Pyxicephalus adspersus chromosome 8, UCB_Pads_2.0, whole genome shotgun sequence genome encodes:
- the EFCAB14 gene encoding EF-hand calcium-binding domain-containing protein 14, which gives rise to MSDSRGSGWRKAMGSGALSAGPPAPSTPHKKMKKRKELNALIGLAGDGKKKGGGGHHPLLRDTDTDTDTEDYGTVTDRHGRCGRVGITQCCKVCSPVCAFIILAACVMASIGLVWMQIALKENLDLLREQMRAMESSQRNSVLEIPKIKEDLMGKQKRLDDVVSGEMGLHKLWANITDMNKQISQLSNAVSQLKANLKSASDLINLPKKMEDLQKSVATLGSTLTSVHHDVEALQNASEEQKKLVEMLQKDVAGVTSVLSPSQSPGTHSVVQVESFLEELNSTIVYHQQMNDLRFHNIDVTVSNISQRVSILESNLLFLNQNEKKGIVSGSNPKKEDMPVSEIREQLQLIHALTKTPDDDKITSTTKTDSEATVIAQGSLPKKYPRSLKRQRQQTSLPPNGTIRMNELEEVFRKSSQGIGGKLTFQELKNEFGVRLPELHLLKEYDVNEDGLFSFTELGAMVIL